One part of the Heptranchias perlo isolate sHepPer1 unplaced genomic scaffold, sHepPer1.hap1 HAP1_SCAFFOLD_214, whole genome shotgun sequence genome encodes these proteins:
- the LOC137310075 gene encoding NACHT, LRR and PYD domains-containing protein 3-like, which translates to MAEGSNRGEDPISSKRMRMDTDPNTAISEFLTKCDDYQLFQLTKFYRDRLEQAIEGGVDGVSSLLTYERHFSGQEHRKVVDLVEKGNRADSSKLLLNLVMEKGSRARRVMWESFVKMYHVVPKLDKILKEIQELGPDSFDYMNIRRGLSEIPSQLKDVQQKHKETLRVQTETLRVNTILIKEKVKIFQLVTLYAELTVISTVRDRTLVEHELLARGRDHEEWREKHLRRELEKIQTDQLFQSSFSPTKSSSGSSAAVSGVTGIGKTTMVQKIVYDWAIGKIYPHFQFVFSFKFRDLNAINCKINLRNLILDLYPYFGNILGELWKNPEGLLFIFDGLDEFKDSIDFADNRRNTEPQYMCTDPEDWCEVPDIVYSLIQHKLLPGCSVLMTSRPTALHLLEKAEISVWAEILGFVGEERKEYFNKFFEDQAVAAAVFKHVEENEILYTMCYNPSYCWILGLSLGPFFTQRDRKQQRVPKTITQLYSYYIYNILKNHGREIESPRDVLLKIGEMAFTGVSEKKIVFRNGDLIKYNLQPSQFLSGFMMELLERDDSAQSVVYTFPHLTIQEFVAALAQFLTPDPGDIRKLLSEAHSKEDGRFEIFLRFVVGLSSSQSARPLEEFLGPFHHQTICGVIDWVKEKVEGEIGNTESKTGKRDLLNTFHYLFESQNTALARVTVGSVETLRFTRLVLTPIDCAMLSHVIGFCDTIKHLDLWNCSIQCEGLQRLGPVLHRCQVLRLGRNKLGDSGAKLLSAALRNPDCKIQELGLWENGLTASCTEDLFSTLSTNRSLTVLDLSNNKLGDSGVKLLSAALRNPNCKIRDLDLWAVGLTASCTKDLSSALSTNRSLTDLNLSNNKLGDSGVKLLSEALRNPDCKIQKLDLNDVGLTDSCTEDLSSALSTNRSLTVLSLGSNSFTDRSVPALRSLILTRRNLEWIRLWRNQFSPNGKRHLESLRESRPGLRVTV; encoded by the exons atggctgaaggttcaaacaggggagaagatccaatatcttcaaaaagaatgcgaatggacacag atccgaacactgcaatcagtgagttcctgacaaagtgcgacgattaccagctgttccagttgacgaaattctaccgggacagactagaacaggcTATTGAAggaggggtggacggagtcagctcgttgttaacatacgagaggcatttcagtggacaggaacatcgg aaagtcgttgatctcgtggagaagggaaacagggcggacagttccaaacttctcctaaatctggtgatggagaaaggctctcgggcccgaagggtgatgtgggaatcctttgtgaaaatgtaccatgtggtaccaaagttggacaaaatactgaaagaaatacaagaacttg gtcctgattcatttgattatatgaacatcagacgaggtttatctgaaatacccagtcaactgaaag atgttcaacagaaacacaaggaaacactccgggtccaaactgaaacactgagagtgaacacgatcctaataaaggagaaggttaagattttccagctggtcactctatacgctgagctaacggtcatttctactgttcgagatcggacacttgtagaacatgaactgctggcaagaggccgagaccatgaagaatggagagagaaacatctccggagagaattggaaaaaatccaaactgatcaattgttccagagcagtttttccccgacaaaatccagttctgggagttcagcagcagtgagcggagtcacggggattggaaaaacaacaatggtacaaaagattgtttatgactgggccattgggaaaatatacccacactttcaatttgttttcagttttaaattccgggatttgaacgctattaactgcaaaataaacctgaggaatctgatcctggatctgtatccttactttgggaatattctgggagagctctggaagaacccagagggattactgtttatattcgatggtttagatgaattcaaggacagtattgattttgctgacaatcggagaaatacagaacctcagtacatgtgcacagatcctgaagactggtgtgaagtgcctgacattgtgtacagtttaatacagcacaagctgctcccaggatgttcagtgctcatgaccagccgccccactgcattacatttgttggaaaaggctgagatcagtgtctgggctgaaatcctgggatttgttggtgaagaacggaaggaatatttcaacaagttttttgaagatcaggcggtggcagcagctgttttcaaacatgtggaggagaacgagatcctgtacaccatgtgttacaacccttcctactgctggatcctcggtctgtcactgggtcccttcttcacacaaagagacaggaaacagcagcgagttcccaagaccatcacccaactatattcctactatatttacaacattctgaaaaaccacggacgagagattgaatccccccgtgatgtgttactgaagatcggtgagatggccttcacaggagtctccgagaagaagattgtgtttagaaatggagatttgatcaagtacaatctgcaaccctcccagttcctgtctgggttcatgatggaacttttggagagagatgattctgcccagagtgtggtttacacattcccgcacctcaccatccaagagtttgtagctgcactcgcacaattcctgactccagatccaggggacatccggaaactcctcagtgaagcccacagcaaagaagatgggcgatttgagatatttctccgttttgttgttggtctttcctcctcacagtcagctcggcccctggaggagtttctgggtccatttcatcatcaaacaatctgcggagtgattgactgggtgaaggagaaggttgaaggagagattggaaacacagagagtaaaactggtaaaagggacctcctgaacacattccactatctgtttgagtctcagaatacagcactggctcgggtcacagtgggatctgtggaaacacttaGATTTACTCGATTAgtactgaccccgattgactgcgcaatgctgtctcatgtcattggattctgtgatacaataaaacacctGGATCTGTGGAACTGctccattcagtgtgaaggactccagaGGCTGGGACCCGTACTGCACAgatgccaggtgttgag actggggagaaataaactgggagattcaggagcgAAACTACTATCTGCGGCCCTGagaaacccggactgtaaaatacaggaactggg gttatgggaAAACGGACTCACAGCTTCTTGCACTGAGGATCTCTTCTccactctcagtacaaaccggtcactgacggttctggacctgagtaataataaactgggagattcaggagtgaaactattgtctgcggctctgaggaacccaaaCTGTAAAATACGGGACttgga TCTATGGGCTGTCGGTCTCACAGCTTCTTGTAccaaggatctctcctccgctctcagtacaaaccggtcactgacggatctgaacctgagtaataataaactgggagattcaggagtgaaactattgtctgaggctctgaggaacccggactgtaaaatacagaaactgga tcTGAATGATgttggtctcacagattcttgcaccgaggatctctcctccgctctcagtacaaaccggtcactgacggttctgtccctgggatcaaactccttcacagaccgatctgtccccgctctccgctccctcatactgacccgcaggaaTCTGGAGTGGATcag gctgtggAGGAATCAGTTCAGTCCAAAtggaaagagacacctggagtcactgcgagaatccagacccggactgagagtgacagtgtga